The genomic window TAATGCAGCCTGTTAggtttaattaaaacttttttcttgtaAAAGATTACACAGGGGCACGTTatagaaaatgtgaaatatataaagaagtagaaagaagaaagaaaaacatccttTGTTCTGTTAGATAACCACTAAACACATATTACTGTATCTCCTTACATTTAGTCAATATATGTtaaattgtatatgtatatatattttttgtccatgctgcacagcttgtgggatcttaagttcctgactagggatcaaacccagaccctctgcagtgaaatcatggagttctaaccactggacttccagggaattcccatcaataaatatttattgaacatcaaccatgtgccaggctctgtgatgGTTACTGGGGGGGCCAACAACtaactgatttttttctgccCAAGTTAGTTTTTTAAACAATTGAATTAGCACATAAAaaaattatcctcattttagaCAGCATACAATTATAGtaccttttattaaaaattatgcagagggaactatattcagtatcctgtaataaatcataatggaaaaaagtCCTTGagcaaattttaaagattatatattttgaatatatcatggagaaagctaaaataatttttgtttgcaTATTAATGGAGGTCATCCCTGTTGGATAGAATTTGgagtaatttttgttttcttattttctgtgttcTTTGATATTTTGCAAAATGTGATGAAAAAGCCTTTTGGGAGCATTGATTAATGTTTATAaaacacagaaaggaagaaaatagaagcCTCTCAGAATCTTATCTCCTGAGATAAATACTATTGTTGTtatcttattaaaaatatttgtttatatttatttagctgcaccaagtcttagttatggtggcatgtgggattagtTCATTGACCACGGATCAAACTCAGGCTCCTTGAAcggcagtgcagagtcttagtcactggaccagcagggaggtCCCCCATTGTTATCTTGATGTACTTCCAGTTCCTAGTTGAGATCGCATATGCACTGATTTGTAAGCACAGTTAACTTGCTTTcctggaatttaaaattttatctgtgaTAGACCAGAAGTTTCCCAAACACTGTGTGTGTACATAGTTGcacagtcatgcccgactcttgcaaccccatagactgtagcctgccaggctcctctgtccatgggattctccaggcaagaatactggagtgggttgccatttccttctccaggggatcttcccgacccaagaatcgaacccaggtctcctgcattgtaggcagactctttaccaactgagctatgagggaagcccctcaccAAGCTCAGTGAGGGACATTAGGACTGCTGGGGCTCTGTGAATCATCCCAAGAGAAAGGGAGTCCTCTGAACCTGAAGCCAGAAATTCCTAGGCCTGTATCCCTGGAATGCTGACTGATCCCAGAGTGCAGACGACTCGGTCATTCTTCAAGGCTTGATCAAGTTCCTGCACCAGGCTGGGCAGCCTTGGGACAGTGATGCCCAGGCCTCGTCCAAGAACTCAAGGTGGTTGGAGGGATGAATAGCACCATGCACCCTCATGCCCACAGTGTCAAGTATAGACAGCTGACACTAGAAACCacagaggagggacttccctggtagtccagtgcttaagactcagtgcttccagtgcagggatgcAGGGAGCACAccttcgatccctggttgaggaactaagatcccacctgctgggGAGGATGGGCAAGACGGTGTGCTGGGACAACTAGAAAAGCCCCTCTGTAGGAGGTGTTACACCAGCTTAACTTCAGGATAAGGGAGCAAGTGGAAGTGCATTCCAGATGGGAGAACAGCACGAGCAAAAGCACCTCATAACAGTACCTCGTGGGCCTTGTCTTCTCATCATGAAAGTCGTAATAGAAATAGTAAGTGATTTGTTCAAAATCACACAGAAAGTTTGTGACAGTTCCTGTCCCCCAGCCCTCAAAGCAGACTTCTTTCCCCCAGACCACACTGCTCACATAAACTCAATTCCAGGAAGCAACAGCAGAATGAAGTATTTCCGGCTCAGTCCAGGCTGAGGTTCTCCTACAGCGTGTGTTTGTTCCCTGCAGAGAACAGTGATGAGGACCCGCACCCCCGAGTAAGCAGAGAACGTCGGCACAGCCAGGGGGCTGGACTCCCCCGCAGGGGCGGCTCACCCGGTAGGCAGTAGGCCTCGGCATTTCTCCTTTGTCCACTCAGTGGAACTAAGTGTGTCTGTGTGAAGCTGTTCCTTTCAGCATTGTTTATGGTAGCGCAACCACAGAAATAACCTAATGTCCAACAGCACAGCAGAGCTCTGGTCTTCATCCATCTCtaaagcaaaaaagagaaattcaaatcatagGGTTGGTTTGAtctcatatcagttcagttcagtcgctctttgcgaccccatggactgcagcacaccaggcctccctgtccatcaccaactcccagagtttactcaaactcatgttcactgagtcggtgatgccatccaatcatcgcatcctctgtcgtccccttttcctcctgcttccaatctttcccagcctcagggtcttttcaaatgagtcagttctttgcatcaagtggccaaagtgttggagtttcagcttcggcatcagtccttccagtgtacattcaggactgatctcctttaggatggactggttgaatctccctgcagtctaagggactcttaagagtcttctccaacaccacagttcaaaagcatcaattatttggcactcagccttctttatggtccagctctcacatctgtacatgactactagaaaaaccatagatggactagatggacctttgttggcaaagtcatgtctctgctttttaatatgctgtctaggttggtcatagcttttcttccaaggagcaagtgtcttttaatttcatggctgcagtcaccatctacagtgattttggagcccccaaaaataaagtctgtcactgtttccattgtttccccatctatttgccatgaagtgatgggaccagatgccatgatcttagtgttttaaaagttgagttttaagccagctttttcactctcttctttcactttcatcgagaggctcttcagttcctctttgctttctgccataagggtggtgtcatctgcatatctgaggttattgatatttctcccagcagtcttgattccagcttgtgcttcatccaaccccacactttgcatgatgtactctgcatataagttaaataggcaggtgacaatatacagccttgacgtactcctttcccaatttggaaccagtctgttccatgtgcggttctagctgttgcttcttgaccttcatacaaatttctcaggaggcaggtcaggtggtctggcattcccatctctaagaattttccacagtttgttgtgatccacatagtcaaagaccttggcatagtcaataaagcagaaatagatgtttttctggaacgctcttgctttttctatgatccgacagtagttggcaatttgatctctggttcctctgccttttccaaatctagcttgaacctctggaagttcttagttcatgtactattgaagcctttcttggagaattttgagcattactttgctagcatgtgagatgagtgcaattgtgtggtagttggacattgtttggcattgcctttctttgagaatggaatgaaaactgaccttttccagtcctgtggccactgctgagttttccaaacttgctggcatattgagtacagcactttaacagcaacaacttttaggacttgaaatagctcagctggaattccattacctccactagctttgtttgtagtgatgctttgtaaggcccacttgacttcagactccaggatgatTGGccctaggtaagtgatcacaccatcgtggttatctgggtcattaagatcttttttgtatagttcttctgtgtagtcttgccacctcttcttaatatcttctgcttctgttaggtccatactatttctgtcctttatcgagcccatctttgcatgaaatgttcccttggtatctaattttcttaaagagatctctagtctttttcattctgttgttttcctctatttctttgcattgatcactgaagaaggctttctcatctctccttgctgctctttggaactctgcattcagatgggtatagttttccttttctcctttgcctttagcttctcttcttctctcagatatttgtaaggcctcctcaggcaaccattttgcctttttgcatttctttttcttggggatagtcttgattacTGTCTTCtttacagtgtcacaaacctccatccatagttcttcaggcactctgtctatcagctctaatcccttgaatctgtctgtcacttccactgtataactgtaggAGAtgtgatttaggtaatacctgaatggcctagtcgttttccctactttcttccagttaagcctgaatttggcaataagaagttcatgatctgagccatagtcagctccaggtttttgctgtttttgctgactgtgtagagcttctccatcttcagctacaaagaatataatcaatctgattttggtgttgaccgtctggtgatgtccatgtgtagagtcatctcttgtgttgtgtgttgttagaagaggggatttgctatgaccagtgtgttaaGAATGCACTGGTTGTTTGCCCTGCTTTgcccattagcctttgccctgcttcattttgtactccaaggccaaacgtgcctgttactccaggtatctcttgacttcctacttttgcattccaatcccctatggggaaaaggacatctttcttagtgttattctagaaggtcttgtacgtcttcatagaactgttcagcttcttcagcattagtggttggggcatagacttgattactgtaatattcaatggtttgccttggaaatgaacagagatcattctgtcatttttgagattgtacccaaatactgcattttggacacttttgttgactatgagggttactccttttcttctaggggatccttgcccacagtagtagatataatgatcatctgaattaaatctgcccatttcagtccattttagttcactgattcctaaggtggcgatgttcactcttgccatctcctgtttgaccacttccaatttaccttgatttatggacctaacattccaggttccaatgcaatattgttctttatagcattggactttacttccatcaccagtcacatccataactgggcgttgtttttgctttggctccatctcttctttctggagttgtttctccactcttctccaataACATATCCGGcacctcctgacctggggattttatctttcagtgtcatatcgttttgccttttcatactgttcatagggttctcaaggcacgaatactgaagtggtttgccattcctttctctagttgACCACATTTTGTCGTATCTTTTGTAAAAAATGACCCATATGTGATTATAAAtaggactggaaagcaaaatatCAGAATGTTAACAATGGCTATCTCTGGATGGCTATATTAtgaatggtttttcttttcttttttttgaactgACTTTTACCATAGATGTTTTATGATAAGattctttgatttttataataagaaaaatataattttgtgggttttttttttaaaaaaacaactttaataaATGTTAGCCTAAATTGATCATGGGAAGAAAAGAACTGGGGGAACGAGACTGCATTAATGCCTACTACAGATCCTGACACACACaaggtgtttaataaatgttccCATGACTCTGCACCTGAGCTCTGGGTCCGGAGATAGAAATGACCAGGAAAGCAGACCTTGGTgacagacctggatttgaacctTAGAATTGCCACTTCCTGGCCGTGTGACCTACAGAGAACAACAGCttttgtgagcctcagtttccttatctgtaaattggGGAGGGAGAGGTACTAATACTGTCTTCACAGAATTCCCAAGAGGGTCAAGTGGAATATCAAGTATAAATTGCCTAAGTTCAGTGTTGGTatataataagtgctcaatacaTGGCTGCTAGTATTACTGACTTTGCACACGGCCCAGGTCCTCTCTGGCCCCCAGTCCTTTCCCAGTCAGTTGAACATGGTCACCTCAGGATGTGTGAGGGGTGTCAGACAGAGCAGCAGGAAATCTCCTGTAAGGCTGTCTTGCTTCTTGAAAACCTCCCACCTCACCCTCAACATAAGGACTCTGTTACTTTTTAAAGCTTCAACACCAGAAGAGGGAAGCCACTCTGGGGCGCTGTTATTGGGGAGACCTAACTAACAGGTTTTTGTCTCCACCCAGGTGCTGAGCATGGGGAGCCTGACGTTTTGAAGGATGAGCTTCAAATCTATGAAGGTAATTGTTTGTATGGTGGCTTTGGGTGAAACAATAAAGCAAAGGACACAAAGGCTTAGGGCCTTGTTGGGAGGAAGCAAGGTGATGAGGGTGTTTCATGAGCTGAAAGTCGTGGGTGGATGTATGAGATGCGGCAAGGTAAGTGGGTACAACATGAGGAGCAGATGGAGGTGGCGACAGGCCTTTCCTACCACAGTCAGACTGTGCCAGAGTATATTCTGATCCATAGCCCTGACTTTCAGGATGACTGTCACCAGTTACCTAACCTTTTTGGATCTCAGCTTTCCAACCAGCAAGATGGAGCTTGATCAGTACCCTCTCTCTTGGAATACTGGgttatttaagggcttccctggtggctcagaggttaaagcgtctgcctgcagtgtgggagacctgggttccacccctggatggggaagttcccctggagaaggaaatggcaaccctctccagtattcttgcctggagaatcccaaggatggaggaacctggtgggccccagttcacggggtcgcaaagagttggacacgactgagcgacttcactttcactttcactttcacctaagCATGCATGGGAAGATTAAGGACCTGATCTCTACAACACTTACATTATAGAGTAATTGTCTCTAAGCATCATCACTTTTACAGCAAGCAGATGTAAATATTATGCTACTTTGCTTGGTAGCACTGTGATGAGATGGAGGAATTTGTAGGAATGAACTAGTTTACCAGAAAGCCTCACAAATGCACACTGCCAGATAAGAAAGACTGTTTTAACTTTGTTTAATCCAGCAGTTCCATAATCTGCTTGGTCTCTTAACTCCTGACAATAGCCCAAGGAATACAACAGGAAACACAGCCAttcaaagaaatgtaaatgagatGTCTTGGTGTTCGGcatcgggcttcccttgtagctcagtcagtaaagaacctgcctgcagtgcaggagacccaggttggatccctgggttgggaagatcccctggagaaggaaatggcaacccactccagaatccttgcctggaaaatctcatggacagaggaacctggtggattgcagtccatggggtcgcagagtcgggcacgactgagcgactaacacacagtgTTCTGCATCAAGCTATTACCAGTGGCTGCCACGGGGTGGCGGCATTGTACTTAATTGTCATACTGTCTTtgagttttctgattttctttctttttaacaaaaacaGGCATTatcagatttagaaaaaaaaatgtttctaattgCTCAGGTCATGTAAGAAAGTTTTCACTGGATGTAAAATGAgaaactgttttatatatatatacacacacatatattttaaatgtttttttttctctttaaaaagtaaGTCATATTCACTGTCAAAAACATAAATATCATCATGTATTTGTGAATTAATTCCTCCAAGTAATGAACTGCCCCCAAGACATTGGCGGTAGTTGGTAATTACACTATGGGAGTCGCAGTCATGCTGTTCCTGGTTGCTCTCTGTCCCCTCGGTGCTGGCCTCCCTTTGATCGCTTGCAGACTGTGGCTCCTGTTTGCACATCAGCCTGAAGACAGTTCAGCGTCCTGGATGTTTGTTGCCAGGAGTTGAGTGTTGGCTGCAGGTGTTTGTGTCCTGGGGCTGACCTGGAGGAGGGAAGTGTACAGAGTGGGGGCTCCTGCCTGTCCTGAGAGGAAGAAGATGACAGGCTAGGAGAGGAGTCACTGGGGATAGGAGAGGCCCCAAGAACCAGAGGGTGATGAGATGGAGGGCCGCTCAGGCTAGACTGAAGAGAAGGCTGCAGCGCAGCGCAGGAGCAGGCGCGGCCCATCTCGGGCAGCCCCGACCAGGAGCTTGACACTGTGGTCGGGGCCCAGGGCCCCCAGCGTACAACCCAGCTTGGCTTGTAAACTCTGGGCCTGATGGGGCTGGGGGCGCAGGCCTAAATGTCCTCACCTGCATCAGGAGAGCAGTGAACAGGCGCAGATTGCAAACTGGTGGCCTGTGTGTGCAGATGTGTTTTATCTGGATCCCAGCatgtctttattattattcttaatgGTGCATCtgtactcagctgtgtccgactctttgtggccccatggactgtagcctcccatgctcctctctctatgggattttccagggaggaatactggagtgggttgccatgccctcctccaggatcttcctgacccagggatggaacccacgtctcctgcatctcctgcactgtcaggtggattctttacctgacaGCCCCCATTATTCTTAATATAGTTCATCAATTCAGTTGTGCGACTAATAGTTTTTCACATCTGGACATCTGTGAAATCGGGGTGCATCTTAAACTCACTGGCAACCCACAGTTATAATTGATGTCATTCTCACAAACCATGACATCTTTGGATGGAATGTGAATTGCCAGCTTTTTTATAGTCAAGAAGTTTATGAAAAAACCTGAATTTCTAGCCTCTCGTGAGACATTAGAAGACCTGTATCATGGGGCAGGCATTACTGCGGCAGCTTTCAGGGACTGCTGCGTGGCACCTGTCCCTTTAGATGGAAAAGAAGCCCTCAAGTTTGCTCCAGTGCCCCCTGCAGATCAGTGGAAAGCCTCTGGGTGAGAGAGTTCCACCTTCCCTGGGGTATAACTTCTTACCACCCAGAGCATACAAGTATATAATCATTGATTTCTGTTTTGTGCAGGTGTGCCCGGGGAGGTGGTGCCTTCAGGAGAATCAGGTGAGTGTCTGTTAGGGGTGGGGGGTCATCAGTGCTGGTGTTGATGAAGTCTGGGCATCATCTTTCCCCCGAGACAGCCAGCTGCTGTCAGATGCATGACTGCAAAAGATGGGACCCTATGTCCACTCTGGGCAGGGGCTCTGACCTGGGCTCAGCAGGCTGGCAGGGCTGGCTGTGGTATGAGGGGGGCCAGGGGAGGTGAGAAAAGGGGTCCAGGCAAGAGCAAAGGGATTACTGATGACAGTCTATAGATAGATCCCCTGGGGACTGGAGAATCCGACAGGGGCATTTTCAGAGATCACCTGTGGCATCTGTTAAGGATTCAAGCTCGCCTGGGCACTAATGTTGAGTTTCTAATTTCCAGGACTCCGAAGGAGAGGCTCTACCCTGACGAGTGGTAAATATGCAGGTAGAGGGGGTGGCCTGGATTCCAAGGCCTGGGATGGACTACAGACAGCTTGGGAGGTGGAAGTGGGAGTCCGTTCCAGCAGCAATGCCATCACCACCCAGGTTGTCATGTGACCCAGAAAAGGGGCCTCCGGGCTCAGGGGACGTGGAGCAGAACAGACTCAGGCCTGTGGAGCAGGTGGGCATCAGTGGGGGTCCCAGGACAGTCGCCCCACCTTCCAGCTTTGCCCTGACCACCCTGAAGTGAGCGCCCTCTGACCCAGGAGCTAGAACCCGGGAGAGCCCTTCTcagtgaggcctcctcagaccggATCCCCCGAATTGTTCCATTAAACACTCATCTCTCCCTTGTTCCCAAGGAGAAGTGGAGGCCTCTCAGCTAAGAAGACTGAATATAAAGAAGGACGGTAAGGAAATTGAGGTTCTAGGGCTGCCGCCACTGTCTAATTCCAATTTCTCTCGGGAGGAAGTCAGCTGGTGGCCTGGAACTAAAGTAATCACAGCCCACCTCTGCCACCGGCCTTGCAGTTCACAAACTCCTCAGCTTGGAATCAGCTTGAGAGTGGTCCAATgatgcccattttgcagatatgGAGACTAAGGCTCAGGGTCAGGAAGTGGTCTTACAGCTAGTGAGGGGCACGACTTGGGCTTGGACCCTGGTAGTATACTCTTTCTGTTGTACACAGAGTCACTAGGATGAGAACTGCCCTCCAGGCCTTATGGCCATGATGGGGAGCAAGGACTGGGTGGGCTGGACTCTAGGGAAGGGGTTATGAGAACCGGCGAGACCTTCTCAGCTATAGTCCTGCAGCTGTGGGGGTCTCAAGGAGAAGGGTGATGGTAGGAAAGGAgactggttttattttatttttggccacgctgGCAGCACAAGGGCTCTtatttccccaaacagggatcaaacccaagctccCTGCAGAGGatgctcagagtcttaaccactgggctgccaggaaagACCCTGGAACAGCGAATAAAGCTCCCTTTGAGCAGAGATAAGaatacttttaattaattaaaaagagagagaaagaggtaaACAGTAACCCCACCTCTGGCCTTGACAGATGAGTTTTTCCATTTCATCCTCCTCTGCTTTGCCATTGGGGCCTTGCTGGTGTGTTATCACTATTACACAGGTGAGTCGGGGGTGCGGTGTGGGAATAGGGGGCGGGGGTCTAGATCTGCAGGCTGATCATTCTCTCCCTTGCTGCCCCTGCAGACTGGTTCATGTCCCTTGGGGTCGGCCTGCTCACCTTTGCCTCCCTGGAGACTGTTGGCATCTACTTCGGCCTGGGTAAGgccccactgcaggcagagtctggtGTGGGGGCAGTGGCTGGGCCGGCCACAGAGGCTCGCCAAGGGCTGGAAAGCCACGACCTAAATATTTTGTAAAGATTTCTTTATGCTCATGTTTGCTTCCTGACCGCCCTCAAGGTCAATGAGAGGTCGTTGGCACAACCCCATGGAAAAAAATGGGCAGCTCCATGAAAA from Capricornis sumatraensis isolate serow.1 chromosome 10, serow.2, whole genome shotgun sequence includes these protein-coding regions:
- the TMEM40 gene encoding transmembrane protein 40 — protein: METSGSLQDHSQVHGESENLDSGETDFHKQDREARLVSQGQDERDKSSSSSSSSSSSSSSSSSSSSGAEHGEPDVLKDELQIYEGVPGEVVPSGESGLRRRGSTLTSGEVEASQLRRLNIKKDDEFFHFILLCFAIGALLVCYHYYTDWFMSLGVGLLTFASLETVGIYFGLVYRIHSVLHGFIPFFQKFRLIGVRKTD